A window of the candidate division WOR-3 bacterium genome harbors these coding sequences:
- a CDS encoding efflux RND transporter permease subunit, whose protein sequence is MIRFDVVSLATQLSEGSGFWSPLGRTMIGGMMVSTYLPLVFIPVLYVILENHFERARQRRAAAARGT, encoded by the coding sequence CTGATCCGCTTCGACGTCGTCAGCCTCGCGACCCAACTCAGCGAAGGCTCGGGATTCTGGTCTCCGCTCGGCAGGACGATGATTGGCGGCATGATGGTTTCCACCTACCTGCCGCTCGTCTTCATCCCGGTCCTCTACGTCATCTTAGAGAACCACTTTGAACGCGCCCGCCAGCGCCGCGCCGCCGCGGCCCGAGGGA